One window of Apteryx mantelli isolate bAptMan1 chromosome 8, bAptMan1.hap1, whole genome shotgun sequence genomic DNA carries:
- the TMEM121 gene encoding transmembrane protein 121, with product MVLPPPDKRHVCLTTIVIMTSMAFMDAYLVEQNQGPRKIGVCIIVLVGDICFLIVLRYVAVWVGAEVKTAKRGYAMILWFLYIFVLEIKLYFIFQNYKADKKNLETVARKALTLLLSICVPGLYLVLVALDSMEYIRTFRKKEDLRGRLFWVALDLLDILDIQANLWEPHRTGLPIWAEGLMFFYCYILLLILPCVSLSEISMQGEHIAPQKMMLYPVLSLVTINIVTIFIRAINMVLFQDSRVSTIFIGKNIIAIATKACTFLEYKRQVKEFPQNAIALELQQNSLSHNQTIHSAQGIPHEPSPTSEILDT from the coding sequence ATGGTGCTGCCGCCACCTGACAAGCGCCACGTGTGTCTGACCACCATCGTCATCATGACCAGCATGGCGTTCATGGATGCCTATCTGGTGGAGCAGAACCAGGGGCCCCGCAAGATCGGCGTCTGCATCATCGTGCTGGTGGGGGACATCTGCTTCCTCATCGTGCTGCGCTACGTGGCGGTGTGGGTGGGGGCGGAAGTGAAGACAGCCAAGCGGGGCTACGCCATGATCCTTTGGTTCCTGTACATCTTCGTGCTGGAGATCAAGCTGTATTTCATCTTTCAGAATTACAAAGCTGACAAGAAGAACCTGGAGACGGTGGCCAGGAAAGCCCTGACCCTGCTCCTCTCCATCTGCGTGCCAGGGCTCTACCTGGTGCTGGTGGCCTTGGACAGCATGGAGTACATACGGACCTTTCGGAAGAAAGAGGACCTACGGGGGCGTCTCTTCTGGGTGGCCCTTGACCTGTTGGATATTTTGGACATCCAGGCCAACCTGTGGGAGCCGCACAGGACCGGCCTGCCCATCTGGGCGGAGGGGCTCATGTTCTTCTACTGCTACATACTCCTCCTGATCCTGCCTTGCGTGTCCCTCAGTGAGATCAGCATGCAAGGGGAGCACATTGCCCCACAGAAAATGATGCTCTACCCTGTCCTCAGCTTGGTCACCATTAACATTGTCACCATTTTCATCCGGGCCATCAACATGGTCTTGTTCCAAGACAGCAGGGTCTCCACCATCTTTATTGGCAAGAATATCATTGCGATAGCCACCAAGGCGTGCACTTTCCTTGAGTACAAGCGTCAGGTGAAGGAGTTCCCCCAGAACGCCATTGCCCTGGAGCTCCAGCAGAACTCCCTCTCCCACAACCAGACCATCCACAGCGCACAGGGCATTCCCCACGAGCCGTCGCCCACCAGCGAGATCCTCGACACATGA